In one Bacillus thuringiensis genomic region, the following are encoded:
- a CDS encoding NERD domain-containing protein, translating into MNYVLIGAILILLAVAFVLFYKNKQLESESQQVEFEKKQAIETYKNEIAATVIEHKEQQNNLKNMEQKKYNDLQVSANREIENMRMMKNQLAMQHSKERSEMQNKHNNEIHMFQKLIANLREYTKNGAEMNTYETLHYMKRGFIEQGIILDAEIQVMPNVFIKNNSEINDNRIHHLILCKTGIYLLETKEWNEKLIHGLTKENAGIYSFMIDEMGKYQQEVDKEETFEYIVGKDSSTIQVKNEGNPVYKAKKLSKILYNCLNEMQANSIKEKVKPVVYFYNKNGKAIVDLSSEETPRLKDREQIVTFFRNEILTGTVVYTEQELEQIREMISRMNYIVS; encoded by the coding sequence ATGAATTATGTGCTAATAGGTGCGATTTTAATATTATTAGCTGTAGCATTTGTGCTGTTTTATAAAAATAAACAGTTAGAATCAGAGAGTCAGCAAGTAGAATTTGAAAAGAAACAAGCGATTGAAACGTATAAAAATGAAATTGCAGCTACAGTGATAGAGCATAAAGAACAACAAAATAATTTAAAAAATATGGAACAGAAAAAATACAATGATTTACAAGTAAGTGCAAATAGAGAAATTGAAAATATGCGTATGATGAAAAATCAATTAGCTATGCAGCATAGTAAAGAACGTAGTGAAATGCAAAATAAACATAATAACGAAATACATATGTTTCAAAAATTAATTGCAAATTTACGAGAATATACTAAAAACGGTGCTGAAATGAATACGTACGAAACATTACATTATATGAAGCGAGGATTCATAGAGCAAGGTATCATATTAGATGCTGAAATTCAAGTCATGCCGAATGTTTTTATTAAAAATAATAGTGAAATAAACGATAATAGAATCCATCATCTCATCTTGTGCAAAACTGGTATTTATCTACTGGAGACGAAAGAATGGAACGAGAAATTAATTCATGGTTTAACGAAAGAAAATGCTGGTATATATTCATTTATGATTGATGAAATGGGTAAGTATCAACAAGAAGTTGATAAAGAAGAGACATTTGAATATATAGTAGGTAAAGATTCGTCAACTATACAAGTGAAAAATGAAGGGAATCCAGTATATAAGGCGAAGAAACTATCTAAAATTTTATACAATTGTTTGAATGAAATGCAGGCTAATAGTATAAAAGAAAAGGTAAAACCAGTTGTATATTTTTATAATAAAAATGGAAAAGCAATAGTAGACCTTTCTAGTGAGGAAACACCTAGATTAAAAGATCGGGAGCAAATTGTAACGTTCTTCAGAAATGAAATCTTAACAGGGACAGTAGTATATACAGAGCAAGAATTAGAACAGATTCGAGAAATGATTAGCCGGATGAACTATATAGTGAGTTAA
- a CDS encoding ABC transporter ATP-binding protein, whose protein sequence is MVEKKRSDLSRLLSYMKPYKGLLSLAFIFLVGATVTEMMGPFLIKQFLDEHLVPRDFERSALVTLFVIYIVAHLLKVLFTYLNLLYFQNIAFKIVQDMRVEVYEHVQKLSLSFFDRTPIGTLVSRITNDTEAIKDFYVSVLSTFVKNVVFLVGILVAMFLLDVKLALFSLVLIPIMFAIMVLYRRKSAAFYLEVRNQLSVLNAKLNESIQGMNIVQVFRQEKRMRKEFEEVNNKHYSAGRRTLKLDALLLRPATDLVHIVAIALVLGLFGIDALKSPVEVGVLYAFVNYIHRFFQPVNEMMMKLSFFQQALVSSSRVFHLMDEKDLAPVQKGNENPQVVDGDIEFKNVTFSYDGKRDVLKNVSFHVKQGQTVAFVGHTGSGKSTIMNLLMRFYNIKSGNIVIDGVDLEKFEEREIRKKIGLVLQDAFLFAGNVKQNIRMYNEEITDEEVKEAARFVQANTFIEKLPKQYETEVVERGAAFSSGQRQLIAFARTIATNPKVLVLDEATANIDTETEEAIQTALQQMRKGRTTIAIAHRLSTIQDADQIFVMHDGEIVERGTHQELLSEQGLYYNMYLLQNKVSLQKAL, encoded by the coding sequence ATGGTAGAGAAGAAGCGAAGTGATTTAAGTAGATTGCTTTCCTATATGAAGCCATATAAAGGGTTGCTATCTTTAGCATTTATCTTTTTAGTTGGTGCGACAGTAACGGAAATGATGGGTCCTTTTTTAATTAAACAATTCCTCGATGAACACCTAGTACCGCGGGATTTTGAACGATCAGCGCTCGTTACTTTATTTGTAATTTACATAGTTGCTCATTTATTAAAAGTATTATTTACGTATTTAAATCTATTGTACTTTCAGAACATTGCTTTTAAGATTGTTCAAGATATGCGAGTTGAAGTATATGAACATGTTCAAAAGCTGTCATTAAGTTTCTTTGATCGTACGCCAATTGGTACGCTCGTATCTCGTATAACGAATGATACGGAAGCGATTAAAGATTTTTATGTCAGTGTATTATCAACATTTGTGAAAAATGTAGTCTTTTTAGTAGGCATTTTAGTAGCGATGTTTTTATTAGATGTAAAATTAGCGCTATTTTCTCTCGTATTAATTCCGATAATGTTTGCGATTATGGTATTATATCGCCGGAAAAGTGCAGCTTTTTATTTAGAAGTACGTAATCAACTAAGCGTGTTAAATGCAAAGTTGAACGAGTCCATACAAGGAATGAATATTGTTCAAGTTTTCAGACAAGAAAAACGTATGAGAAAAGAGTTTGAAGAAGTGAATAATAAACATTATAGTGCAGGGCGACGTACTTTGAAGTTAGACGCATTACTTTTACGACCAGCTACGGATTTAGTGCATATTGTAGCTATTGCGTTAGTACTAGGTTTATTTGGGATTGATGCTTTAAAGAGCCCTGTTGAAGTAGGAGTTTTATATGCTTTTGTTAACTATATACATCGTTTCTTCCAACCTGTAAATGAGATGATGATGAAATTGTCCTTTTTCCAACAGGCACTTGTTTCGTCATCACGTGTATTTCATTTAATGGACGAGAAAGATTTAGCACCGGTTCAAAAAGGCAATGAGAATCCTCAAGTCGTGGATGGAGATATTGAATTTAAAAATGTTACTTTTTCATATGATGGAAAGCGTGACGTTTTAAAAAATGTATCATTTCACGTGAAACAAGGGCAAACGGTTGCTTTTGTTGGGCATACTGGTAGCGGAAAAAGTACGATTATGAATTTGTTAATGCGATTTTATAATATTAAGTCAGGAAATATTGTAATAGACGGTGTAGATTTAGAAAAATTTGAAGAACGAGAAATTAGAAAGAAAATAGGACTCGTATTGCAAGATGCATTTTTATTTGCTGGTAATGTAAAGCAAAATATTCGTATGTATAATGAAGAAATTACGGATGAAGAAGTAAAAGAAGCTGCTCGATTTGTGCAAGCGAATACGTTTATTGAAAAGTTACCAAAACAGTATGAAACAGAAGTAGTAGAAAGAGGTGCAGCATTTTCAAGCGGTCAACGACAATTAATTGCTTTTGCTAGAACGATAGCAACGAATCCGAAAGTATTAGTATTAGATGAAGCAACAGCTAATATCGATACAGAAACAGAAGAGGCTATTCAAACAGCGTTGCAACAAATGCGAAAAGGTAGAACGACGATAGCCATTGCGCATAGGTTATCTACAATTCAAGATGCAGATCAAATTTTTGTGATGCATGATGGGGAGATAGTAGAAAGAGGAACACATCAAGAATTACTAAGTGAGCAAGGTTTGTATTATAATATGTACTTGCTACAAAATAAAGTGAGTTTGCAAAAGGCCTTGTAA
- a CDS encoding ABC transporter ATP-binding protein, with translation MKVFMNLAWFFKQEKRAYITGIILLFGVALLELVAPKVIGIVVDEINDGTLTTDKLLKWVVLLVIVGITMYILRYIWRIMIFGSSLKLARQLRKNLYEHFTKMSPSFYQSNRTGDLMAHATNDIQAIQQTAGAGVLTLVDSLAVGGCVLVAMGFTISWKLTLLSLIPMPIVAISTNYYGTLLHKRFHKAQQSFSEINDKVQESMSGMKVIRSLGQEKEDLQAFRKKSEDVVHKNMLVARIDSLFDPTISLIVGFSFLIAVCYGSVLVVRGELTVGDLVTFTTYLGTLVWPMLAFGWLFNIMERGRASYDRVEKILSQKSDVVNSENAVHTIASGNVSFAVDSFSYKKNELLHLTDIHFDLKKGETLGVVGRTGAGKTTLLKCLIREYDHFNGELKIGKRDIRDITLHGVRSAISYVPQDHFLFSASIGENIAFGKADATYNEITEAAEIACIHNDILQFSEGYETVVGERGVSLSGGQKQRISIARALLTNAEILILDDCLSAVDAKTEETILSALKRERAGKTTIITAHRLSAIQHANLILVVDEGRIVQRGTHEELMKENGWYKEMYESQQLEALVEKGGV, from the coding sequence ATGAAAGTATTTATGAATTTAGCGTGGTTTTTTAAACAAGAAAAACGAGCGTACATAACTGGAATTATTTTATTGTTTGGCGTTGCACTTCTAGAACTTGTAGCACCAAAAGTAATTGGAATCGTTGTAGATGAAATTAATGATGGAACATTGACGACCGATAAGTTACTAAAATGGGTTGTATTATTAGTAATTGTAGGTATTACGATGTACATATTACGTTACATATGGCGTATTATGATTTTCGGGTCTTCATTAAAATTAGCTCGCCAATTACGAAAAAATTTATATGAACATTTTACAAAGATGAGTCCATCTTTCTATCAGTCAAATCGAACAGGTGATTTAATGGCACATGCGACCAATGATATTCAAGCGATCCAGCAAACTGCTGGAGCGGGTGTTTTGACGCTTGTTGACTCATTAGCTGTCGGAGGATGTGTACTCGTAGCGATGGGTTTTACAATTAGTTGGAAGTTAACATTATTAAGTTTAATTCCAATGCCGATTGTAGCCATTTCGACAAATTATTATGGAACGTTATTACATAAAAGGTTTCATAAAGCACAGCAATCGTTTTCGGAAATCAATGATAAAGTGCAAGAGAGTATGAGTGGGATGAAGGTAATCCGGTCTCTTGGACAAGAGAAAGAAGATTTGCAGGCGTTTCGAAAAAAATCAGAAGATGTTGTACATAAAAATATGTTAGTTGCACGTATTGATTCGTTATTTGATCCGACAATCTCTCTTATCGTTGGATTTTCTTTTTTAATCGCAGTATGTTATGGATCGGTATTAGTTGTAAGAGGTGAATTAACAGTAGGTGATCTCGTTACATTTACGACGTATTTAGGTACCCTCGTTTGGCCAATGTTAGCGTTTGGGTGGTTGTTCAATATTATGGAGCGTGGGCGTGCATCATATGACCGTGTAGAAAAAATTCTTTCACAAAAATCAGATGTAGTAAATAGCGAAAATGCTGTACATACAATAGCGAGCGGTAATGTTTCGTTTGCCGTTGATTCATTTTCGTATAAGAAAAATGAATTGTTACATTTAACTGATATTCACTTTGATTTGAAGAAGGGTGAAACACTAGGAGTTGTAGGACGTACAGGCGCAGGGAAAACGACTTTATTAAAATGTTTAATCCGTGAGTATGATCATTTTAATGGTGAATTAAAAATTGGGAAGCGAGATATTCGAGATATAACACTTCATGGTGTCCGTTCTGCCATTTCATACGTGCCGCAAGATCATTTTTTATTTTCAGCAAGTATTGGTGAGAATATTGCCTTTGGAAAGGCGGATGCTACATATAATGAAATTACCGAAGCTGCAGAGATTGCTTGTATTCATAATGACATCCTCCAATTTTCAGAAGGATATGAAACAGTAGTAGGGGAAAGAGGTGTTTCGTTATCTGGTGGTCAAAAACAGCGAATCTCTATTGCTCGTGCTTTATTAACAAATGCTGAAATTTTAATTTTGGATGATTGTTTATCAGCAGTAGATGCAAAAACAGAAGAGACGATTTTAAGTGCCTTAAAGAGGGAAAGAGCAGGGAAAACGACGATTATTACTGCACACCGATTAAGTGCAATTCAGCATGCCAATCTTATTCTTGTTGTTGATGAAGGTAGAATTGTACAAAGAGGTACACATGAGGAATTAATGAAGGAAAACGGCTGGTATAAGGAAATGTATGAAAGCCAGCAATTAGAAGCTTTAGTCGAGAAAGGAGGCGTATGA
- a CDS encoding YneF family protein has translation MPIWLGILVGVVALVAGVALGFFIARKYMMNYLQKNPPINEQMLKMMMMQMGQKPSQKKINQMMSAMNKQQMK, from the coding sequence ATGCCAATTTGGTTAGGTATTCTAGTGGGCGTAGTAGCACTAGTAGCAGGCGTGGCGTTAGGATTTTTCATTGCCCGCAAATACATGATGAATTACTTACAAAAAAATCCACCAATTAACGAACAAATGTTAAAAATGATGATGATGCAAATGGGACAAAAACCTTCCCAAAAGAAAATCAATCAAATGATGAGCGCGATGAACAAGCAACAAATGAAATAA